Proteins from a single region of Aureibacter tunicatorum:
- a CDS encoding DUF6268 family outer membrane beta-barrel protein, protein MNSNFTKLSFLRIKVILCLTIVFHCENLMGQNETDTTNFSRLVKFPLFTSEFIHYPATNYDQNKLLLSEVRTAVNLGFPLDNNQTILTSRLVHSYFSFEAEHNLTGTQVNKYYQSIAVGIGFVRMLKKNWKISFMLMPTIASDFVEPLHADDWIFQTSFLATKRVDKNIEYGTGLIYTTTFGRPMILPLLNYLRKKNNWTTIIYLPAYLAHYFEPSDKFRLGFKATVFGNLYNANFDSYQLNELEFANRVSYTRILIGPDSHMNIFGDFYINLSAGLSVRNRIEIQDDNLNMKGSINTDIKPYINVGIKLLK, encoded by the coding sequence ATGAATAGTAATTTTACTAAATTGTCATTTTTGAGAATTAAAGTTATACTTTGTTTGACTATAGTGTTTCACTGTGAAAATTTGATGGGACAGAACGAAACTGATACCACAAATTTTTCTCGCTTGGTAAAGTTCCCTCTTTTTACATCGGAATTTATTCACTATCCAGCTACTAATTATGACCAAAATAAGCTGTTGCTAAGCGAAGTCAGAACCGCTGTTAATTTAGGTTTTCCTCTTGATAATAATCAGACCATTTTGACTTCTCGATTAGTACATTCTTATTTCTCTTTTGAGGCGGAACATAATCTAACCGGTACGCAAGTTAATAAATACTATCAGTCAATTGCTGTTGGAATTGGCTTTGTGAGAATGCTAAAAAAGAATTGGAAAATTTCTTTTATGCTTATGCCAACTATTGCCTCTGATTTTGTAGAGCCTTTGCATGCAGATGATTGGATTTTCCAAACTTCATTTTTAGCGACCAAACGCGTTGATAAGAATATCGAATATGGGACTGGGCTTATATATACGACAACTTTTGGTAGGCCTATGATTTTGCCGTTGTTAAACTATCTAAGAAAGAAAAATAATTGGACGACAATAATTTATTTGCCAGCTTATTTAGCTCATTATTTCGAACCAAGTGATAAATTTCGATTAGGATTCAAAGCGACTGTTTTTGGCAATCTTTACAATGCAAACTTTGATTCGTATCAGCTTAATGAGCTTGAATTTGCAAATAGAGTTTCATATACAAGAATTTTGATTGGCCCAGATTCTCACATGAATATTTTTGGAGACTTTTATATCAATTTGAGTGCTGGATTATCTGTTCGTAATCGAATTGAAATACAAGATGATAATTTGAATATGAAAGGTAGCATTAACACGGATATTAAACCATATATTAATGTTGGCATTAAGCTTCTTAAATAG
- a CDS encoding class I SAM-dependent methyltransferase has protein sequence MISKNTFSAILDKNGPDQLEFELIDQLCQSHPEILKQINKKDLSFLVSSESIMGHILNKPFGYAGDFKIIDRIYTKDASDEFRKWDDYSLSNSAAKAVRNRKDYFKLLIKEKLDQKGALNVLNIACGPARDVFEIFEEIADSSNLTFTCLDLDENAIEYAKELNEENSDKITFIHKNILKFDTDSKYDLIWSAGLFDYFNDKAFVTILNRMGEWMDLESEIVIGNFNEDHNPSRNYMEIIGEWFLKHRSIGSLESLALEAGYDKTQIKVNSEPENVNLFLHVKADANLSFGLKNL, from the coding sequence ATGATTTCAAAAAATACTTTTTCAGCGATATTGGATAAAAATGGCCCGGATCAATTGGAATTTGAATTGATTGATCAATTATGCCAGAGTCATCCAGAGATTTTAAAGCAAATAAATAAAAAGGATTTGTCTTTTTTAGTATCGTCAGAGTCAATAATGGGGCATATACTCAATAAACCCTTTGGGTATGCGGGGGACTTTAAAATCATAGACAGGATTTATACAAAAGATGCGTCAGATGAATTTAGAAAATGGGATGATTATTCTTTGTCAAACTCTGCTGCAAAAGCTGTTAGAAATAGGAAAGATTATTTCAAATTGCTCATTAAAGAAAAGCTTGATCAGAAGGGAGCATTGAATGTTTTGAACATCGCTTGCGGCCCCGCTAGGGATGTCTTTGAGATTTTTGAGGAAATTGCTGATAGTTCTAATCTAACATTTACATGCTTGGATTTGGATGAGAATGCGATTGAATATGCTAAAGAGCTCAATGAGGAAAATTCTGACAAGATTACTTTTATCCATAAAAATATCTTGAAATTTGATACTGATTCAAAATACGATTTGATCTGGTCGGCAGGCTTGTTTGATTATTTTAATGACAAGGCCTTTGTGACTATTTTAAACAGAATGGGTGAATGGATGGATTTGGAAAGTGAAATTGTGATTGGAAATTTTAATGAAGATCATAATCCAAGCAGAAATTATATGGAGATAATAGGAGAGTGGTTTTTGAAACATAGAAGCATTGGATCGCTTGAATCTTTGGCATTGGAAGCTGGTTATGATAAAACCCAGATCAAGGTTAACAGTGAACCTGAAAACGTGAATTTATTTTTGCATGTTAAAGCAGATGCTAATTTAAGTTTTGGCCTAAAAAACCTGTAA
- a CDS encoding SHOCT domain-containing protein, whose amino-acid sequence MYYSFWGMHLFWWIIWVLLLVWIFMTPYTIPGEMRPKEDPFDILKKRFAKGEINEEEYKKKKKFLEEDRKSSKDQSKDKK is encoded by the coding sequence ATGTATTACAGCTTTTGGGGAATGCACTTGTTTTGGTGGATAATTTGGGTTCTGTTGCTTGTTTGGATTTTTATGACTCCCTACACCATACCGGGAGAAATGAGACCCAAGGAGGATCCGTTTGATATCTTGAAAAAACGATTCGCTAAAGGGGAAATCAATGAAGAGGAATATAAAAAGAAGAAAAAATTCCTAGAAGAAGACAGAAAGTCTTCCAAAGATCAATCGAAAGATAAAAAATGA
- a CDS encoding thymidylate synthase — translation MQQYLDLMRHVMENGVEKHDRTGTGTKSIFGHQMRFDLSKGFPLLTTKKLHLKSIIHELLWFLKGDSNIKYLKENGVRIWDEWADENGDLGPIYGVQWRSWPTADGKHIDQISQVLDQIQNNPDSRRMIVSAWNVGEIPNMNLPPCHALFQFYVADGKLSCQLYQRSADIFLGVPFNIASYALLTMMIAKVSGLEYGDFVHTLGDAHIYSNHYDQVSLQLTRKPFDSPQMIIKDRESLFDFEYEDFELKNYEAHPHIKGIVAV, via the coding sequence ATGCAACAATATCTTGACTTGATGCGCCATGTCATGGAGAATGGCGTGGAAAAGCACGATAGAACTGGCACAGGGACAAAAAGTATCTTTGGACATCAAATGCGCTTTGATCTATCCAAAGGCTTTCCTTTGTTAACTACAAAAAAACTTCATCTGAAATCCATTATCCATGAACTGCTTTGGTTCTTAAAAGGAGATTCCAACATCAAATACCTGAAAGAAAATGGAGTGAGAATCTGGGATGAATGGGCGGATGAAAATGGAGACTTAGGGCCTATTTACGGAGTTCAGTGGAGAAGTTGGCCAACTGCGGACGGCAAACACATTGATCAAATTTCACAAGTCTTGGATCAAATTCAAAATAATCCTGATTCGAGAAGAATGATTGTAAGTGCTTGGAATGTCGGTGAAATTCCAAATATGAATCTTCCTCCATGCCATGCTTTATTTCAATTTTATGTCGCGGATGGAAAACTATCTTGTCAATTGTATCAAAGATCTGCCGATATATTTTTAGGAGTGCCTTTTAACATTGCCTCTTATGCTCTACTGACTATGATGATCGCCAAAGTGAGCGGACTTGAATATGGGGATTTTGTGCATACATTAGGAGATGCCCATATTTATTCCAATCATTATGATCAAGTCAGCCTTCAATTAACAAGAAAACCATTTGATTCTCCTCAGATGATTATCAAAGACAGAGAAAGTCTATTTGATTTCGAATATGAAGACTTTGAACTTAAGAATTACGAAGCTCATCCGCATATCAAAGGCATCGTTGCTGTTTAA
- a CDS encoding helix-turn-helix domain-containing protein, producing MTLISRNIKFFRKRLNITQAKFAELIGVKRSLVGAYEEGRSDPRLVNLLTISRLFKVSVDHLITLEFAKLSEKKIKDIQTIFEAKNKVTKPAKTDTKILTITVDNEENENIELVPHKASAGYTSGYADPDYIQDLPKFQLPMLPNDGTYRAFEISGDSMLPLQSGTVIISKYIENISSVKNGQTYVLVTKDEGVVYKRVFNYLDENSKFFLVSDNESYEPYEVFGDDVLEVWEAKAFISVAFPEGNNYYQNNTQANNTSTTAQKEAPTITLEDLTKIVIELKDEVTKLKRS from the coding sequence ATGACCCTAATAAGCAGAAATATAAAATTCTTTCGTAAAAGACTAAATATCACTCAAGCCAAATTCGCAGAACTAATCGGTGTGAAAAGATCATTGGTTGGAGCTTATGAAGAAGGACGCTCAGATCCCAGGCTTGTCAACTTGCTAACGATATCACGACTTTTCAAAGTATCTGTTGACCACTTGATCACTTTGGAATTCGCCAAGCTTTCTGAAAAAAAGATCAAAGACATTCAAACGATCTTCGAAGCTAAAAACAAAGTTACCAAACCCGCAAAAACGGATACAAAGATCTTGACGATCACTGTCGATAATGAAGAAAATGAAAACATCGAATTAGTGCCACACAAAGCTTCCGCAGGATACACTTCAGGCTATGCCGATCCGGATTATATACAAGATTTGCCTAAATTTCAACTGCCTATGCTACCAAATGACGGTACTTATCGAGCATTTGAAATATCAGGAGACTCAATGCTTCCATTGCAATCCGGCACAGTCATTATCAGCAAATACATTGAAAATATCTCATCTGTTAAAAATGGCCAAACCTATGTGTTGGTAACTAAAGACGAAGGTGTCGTATACAAAAGAGTTTTTAATTACTTGGATGAAAACAGCAAATTCTTTCTAGTATCCGATAATGAATCTTACGAGCCTTACGAAGTATTTGGAGACGATGTATTGGAAGTATGGGAAGCAAAAGCATTCATATCAGTTGCCTTTCCGGAAGGAAACAATTATTATCAAAACAATACGCAAGCCAACAATACAAGCACTACAGCTCAAAAAGAAGCGCCAACAATCACGCTTGAGGATTTGACAAAAATCGTCATCGAACTCAAAGACGAAGTGACTAAGCTTAAAAGAAGTTGA
- a CDS encoding ABC transporter ATP-binding protein: MLKAVGISKVYGDLQVLDTVDFTLEKSEIVSIVGASGAGKSTLLHILGTLDTPDTGEILINGENITKMKANQLAQFRNQYIGFVFQFHNLLPEFTALENICMPGYIAQKPEAEVVKRAKELLEMLNLSSRADHKPQALSGGEQQRVAIARALINKPHIVFGDEPSGNLDSKSAKELHQLFLDLRKELECAFVLVTHNNELANMADRKLEMADGKLI; encoded by the coding sequence ATGTTAAAAGCAGTAGGTATATCAAAAGTTTACGGAGACCTTCAAGTTCTTGACACAGTCGATTTCACTTTGGAGAAAAGCGAAATTGTATCTATTGTAGGAGCTTCAGGGGCAGGAAAAAGCACTTTGCTTCATATATTAGGAACATTGGACACGCCTGACACTGGTGAAATTCTCATCAACGGTGAGAACATCACCAAAATGAAAGCCAATCAACTGGCTCAGTTCAGAAACCAATACATAGGTTTCGTATTCCAATTTCACAATCTATTGCCGGAGTTCACCGCACTCGAAAATATATGCATGCCTGGCTATATAGCTCAAAAGCCAGAAGCGGAAGTAGTCAAAAGGGCTAAAGAGTTACTGGAAATGCTAAACCTCTCTTCTAGAGCGGACCACAAACCACAAGCATTATCCGGCGGCGAACAACAAAGAGTCGCAATCGCAAGAGCCTTGATCAACAAGCCTCATATCGTCTTTGGAGACGAACCAAGCGGCAACCTTGACTCAAAAAGCGCCAAAGAGCTTCATCAACTTTTTTTGGACCTGCGTAAGGAATTAGAATGCGCTTTCGTCTTAGTAACTCATAACAATGAGTTGGCGAATATGGCGGATAGAAAATTAGAAATGGCAGATGGTAAACTAATCTAA
- a CDS encoding peptidylprolyl isomerase, translated as MSKKAEIQTSKGVMSVVFYDNDAPNTVANFIKLAKEGFYDGLKWHRVIPGFVIQGGCPDGTGAGGPGYSIDCELTGDNQFHDKGVLSMAHAGRNTGGSQFFICLSRAQTQHLDRNHTCFGKVVSGLDVLDQIRQGDLIEKIVVTEE; from the coding sequence ATGTCAAAAAAAGCGGAAATCCAAACTTCGAAAGGCGTGATGAGCGTTGTATTTTATGACAACGATGCACCTAATACAGTTGCCAACTTTATCAAACTTGCTAAAGAAGGTTTTTACGATGGTTTGAAGTGGCATAGAGTAATACCTGGCTTTGTGATTCAGGGTGGTTGTCCTGATGGAACAGGCGCAGGCGGTCCTGGTTATTCTATTGATTGCGAGCTTACAGGCGACAATCAATTTCATGACAAAGGAGTATTGTCTATGGCTCATGCTGGAAGAAATACTGGCGGATCTCAGTTCTTTATTTGCTTGAGCAGAGCTCAAACTCAACATTTGGATAGAAATCATACTTGCTTTGGCAAGGTTGTGTCCGGGCTGGATGTATTGGATCAAATTAGACAAGGAGACTTGATCGAAAAGATTGTCGTGACTGAAGAATAG
- a CDS encoding MATE family efflux transporter produces MKNLSENKPIRKELLSMIAPASFGMLLTFLFQLVDTYFIGKLGTNELAAIGFSYPVYLLIVSLFMGLASGISAAVGKAIGEKNLNKAKFLTTISQFSFMIVTVVIGTLGYFSISFVFQMLGADHNAIILISDYMEIIYIGMFALVGTLIGNAALMAKGVMVKSTIIMAIGGVCNLALDYLLIFGIGPFPIMELQGAALATVISWGVTFILMTILLHKENLWSIYELLLFSQMKSALSEILKIGMPAVVAQILNPVAITVITALVANYGEKAVAAYGIAVRIESLGLTGILALSVIMTPLVAQNYGAKLKERLDQIIIYAGKLNVYWSIAFYILLIAFSTSITSIFSNDPVVINHTANYFYIVGISFMAYGLTLSTTSFFNGVYQPNTSLRLTLIKSLVLTIPFAFLGSWINIESIWIGITLANFAGLIVADKALKKWKLENQSELIGINRILAYKDDFKILAKIAKR; encoded by the coding sequence ATGAAAAATCTCTCAGAAAATAAACCTATACGAAAAGAGCTGTTGTCTATGATCGCACCGGCTTCGTTCGGTATGTTGCTAACATTTCTATTTCAACTCGTGGATACCTACTTCATTGGCAAGCTTGGCACAAATGAATTAGCCGCAATAGGATTTTCTTATCCTGTCTACCTATTGATCGTCAGTTTATTCATGGGTTTGGCATCCGGCATATCAGCGGCTGTAGGCAAAGCCATTGGCGAGAAGAATTTAAACAAAGCGAAATTCCTCACGACTATTTCGCAGTTTAGCTTTATGATAGTCACTGTTGTCATAGGAACTTTAGGCTATTTTTCCATTTCATTTGTATTCCAAATGCTTGGAGCAGATCATAACGCAATCATACTTATTTCCGACTATATGGAAATCATCTATATTGGGATGTTCGCTTTGGTAGGCACGCTAATTGGAAATGCAGCGCTCATGGCTAAGGGAGTCATGGTTAAATCAACTATCATCATGGCTATTGGAGGTGTTTGCAATCTTGCACTTGATTATCTTTTAATCTTCGGCATTGGTCCTTTCCCTATTATGGAATTGCAGGGAGCCGCATTGGCCACGGTTATCTCTTGGGGAGTAACATTTATTCTAATGACCATTTTATTGCATAAGGAAAACTTATGGTCAATCTACGAGCTATTGCTTTTTTCTCAAATGAAATCCGCATTAAGCGAAATTTTAAAAATTGGAATGCCTGCTGTAGTCGCTCAAATACTAAACCCTGTGGCAATAACAGTAATCACTGCCCTTGTCGCCAATTATGGAGAAAAAGCTGTCGCGGCATATGGCATTGCAGTGAGAATCGAGTCATTAGGACTCACCGGCATACTTGCTTTAAGCGTCATCATGACTCCACTGGTCGCTCAAAATTACGGAGCAAAACTCAAAGAAAGACTCGATCAAATTATAATCTACGCGGGAAAGCTAAATGTATATTGGTCTATCGCTTTTTATATTTTGCTTATTGCATTTTCCACCTCGATTACATCCATATTCTCAAATGACCCTGTAGTAATTAATCATACTGCCAACTATTTTTATATCGTGGGAATATCATTCATGGCATATGGGCTGACACTTTCCACCACTTCCTTTTTCAATGGTGTATATCAACCAAATACATCGCTCAGATTAACCTTGATTAAGTCTCTAGTATTGACGATCCCTTTCGCCTTTTTAGGCTCATGGATTAATATAGAATCGATTTGGATTGGAATTACATTGGCAAATTTCGCGGGCTTGATCGTTGCAGATAAAGCGTTGAAAAAATGGAAATTGGAAAACCAATCAGAACTGATCGGAATCAATAGAATACTGGCTTATAAAGACGATTTTAAGATTTTGGCTAAAATTGCAAAAAGGTAA
- a CDS encoding MaoC family dehydratase produces the protein MYKVGDTYSYKFTFTQDQVNKFAEVTGDFNPLHLDAEYAANTPFKKPIVHGMLGASIFSNVLGTKFPGEGSVYLGQSLSFKRAMFVDVAYEALFEIVDINETKHIADIKVEIKNIDGRQKVHLDGIAQVMHSNLL, from the coding sequence ATGTATAAAGTAGGAGACACATATTCATACAAATTCACATTCACTCAAGATCAGGTCAATAAATTCGCCGAAGTTACAGGTGATTTCAATCCTTTGCACTTGGATGCAGAGTACGCTGCCAATACGCCTTTCAAAAAACCTATCGTTCATGGAATGCTTGGAGCCAGTATTTTTTCCAATGTTTTGGGAACTAAATTCCCGGGAGAAGGCTCTGTGTATCTTGGGCAAAGCTTAAGCTTCAAAAGAGCAATGTTTGTTGATGTAGCATATGAAGCCTTATTTGAGATTGTTGACATCAATGAAACAAAACATATCGCTGATATAAAAGTTGAGATCAAAAACATTGACGGTAGACAAAAGGTGCATTTAGACGGAATTGCTCAAGTCATGCACTCTAATTTGCTGTAA
- a CDS encoding thioredoxin domain-containing protein: MSPEQTKPKYTNDLIHSKSPYLLQHAHNPVNWKMWNDESLQESIDKDKPILLSIGYSACHWCHVMERECFENEKLAQIMNEHFVCIKLDREERPDIDNIYMDAVQKMGIQGGWPLNVFLTPDQMPFYGGTYFPPTRWEELLMAIDEAFKNRREELTQSAKKLTGAIQVSEKNRYKLNDQAHDYAKERVDRMVGQISRNFDPEFGGIKKSPKFPMPSLWEFLLNANTLTGNEPALQHALFTLDKMAYGGIYDIIGGGFCRYSVDERWFAPHFEKMLYDNGQLMSLYAKGYLKSNSSLYKSIIEGIDKFATECLLEDQIYHSALDADSEGVEGKFYTWTYEEILNLISEKEAEIVISAYQITKEGNFEDGQNIIFKNNLKKVADQHKISVVEVDKTLLEANQILFEERKKRVMPGLDNKALTSWNAMMNQGLTDAFLATKDGKYLDKAVSHMNKLLEIYIQNDSKLLRSLKDPTNSALAYLEDYAHLISALLRLHQATLEDKYALKAKEFADYVIENFYDNEEKLYFYSDQNGEALISRKKDIFDQVIPSSNAVMADNLYYLSQLFDDEYLENMLYSMLNQMAPLALTEVEYMSKWASIYAKVVKSPAQIILSGSDIQKTRLVFEEKGLINEVFASAESELPMAKDKANGQQESLIFVCSGQACYPPVKSVKEAMVYLSMD; encoded by the coding sequence ATGAGTCCCGAACAAACCAAACCAAAATACACCAACGACCTTATTCATTCGAAAAGTCCATATTTGTTACAGCATGCCCACAATCCTGTAAATTGGAAAATGTGGAACGATGAATCACTTCAAGAGTCTATAGATAAGGACAAACCAATACTTTTAAGCATTGGATACTCGGCTTGTCACTGGTGCCATGTGATGGAAAGAGAATGCTTTGAAAATGAAAAGCTTGCCCAAATCATGAACGAGCACTTCGTTTGCATAAAGCTCGACAGAGAAGAAAGGCCGGATATCGATAATATTTACATGGACGCCGTCCAAAAAATGGGCATTCAAGGCGGGTGGCCGTTGAATGTGTTCCTTACCCCTGATCAAATGCCGTTCTACGGAGGGACGTATTTTCCTCCTACACGCTGGGAAGAATTGCTTATGGCTATAGACGAGGCCTTCAAAAATCGCAGAGAAGAGCTTACTCAAAGCGCCAAAAAGCTTACGGGAGCTATTCAAGTCAGCGAAAAAAATCGCTATAAACTTAACGACCAAGCTCATGATTACGCCAAAGAAAGAGTCGACCGCATGGTCGGCCAAATTTCCAGAAATTTTGATCCGGAATTTGGCGGCATAAAAAAATCGCCAAAATTTCCTATGCCTTCGCTTTGGGAATTTTTATTAAACGCCAATACGCTGACAGGAAACGAACCCGCTCTTCAACATGCGCTTTTCACTTTGGATAAAATGGCTTATGGAGGAATATATGATATTATAGGCGGTGGGTTTTGCAGATATTCTGTAGATGAAAGATGGTTCGCGCCTCATTTTGAAAAAATGCTTTATGACAATGGCCAATTGATGTCGCTTTATGCCAAAGGGTACTTGAAGTCAAACTCTTCTCTTTATAAAAGCATTATTGAAGGCATCGACAAATTTGCCACGGAATGTCTTCTGGAAGATCAAATTTACCATTCCGCTTTGGATGCTGATAGTGAAGGAGTCGAAGGCAAATTCTATACTTGGACTTATGAAGAAATTTTAAATCTGATTTCTGAAAAAGAAGCTGAAATAGTTATCTCAGCTTATCAAATCACCAAAGAAGGCAACTTTGAAGATGGCCAAAATATTATTTTCAAAAACAATTTGAAAAAAGTCGCTGATCAACATAAAATAAGCGTTGTGGAGGTTGATAAAACGCTCCTTGAAGCGAATCAAATATTATTCGAAGAGCGAAAGAAAAGAGTTATGCCGGGTCTGGACAACAAAGCATTGACAAGTTGGAATGCAATGATGAACCAAGGCCTTACCGATGCTTTTCTAGCTACAAAAGATGGAAAATATCTCGACAAAGCTGTTTCACATATGAATAAGCTTTTGGAAATCTACATTCAAAATGACTCCAAACTTCTTCGTTCATTAAAAGATCCAACGAATTCAGCCCTTGCCTACCTTGAAGATTATGCTCATCTGATATCCGCGCTATTAAGATTGCATCAAGCGACTCTGGAAGACAAATACGCCTTGAAAGCTAAAGAGTTCGCGGATTATGTCATTGAAAACTTTTATGATAATGAAGAGAAACTATACTTTTATTCTGACCAAAATGGAGAAGCATTAATTTCACGTAAAAAGGATATCTTCGACCAGGTAATCCCATCATCAAATGCTGTCATGGCCGACAACCTTTACTACCTGTCACAATTATTCGATGATGAATATCTGGAAAATATGCTTTACAGTATGCTAAACCAAATGGCTCCATTGGCACTAACCGAAGTCGAATACATGTCAAAATGGGCATCGATATATGCTAAAGTGGTTAAATCGCCAGCTCAAATAATTCTGAGCGGTTCTGATATTCAGAAAACAAGGCTCGTGTTTGAAGAAAAAGGTTTGATCAATGAAGTTTTTGCAAGTGCTGAAAGCGAATTGCCAATGGCCAAGGATAAAGCTAATGGCCAACAAGAATCATTAATATTCGTCTGTAGCGGTCAGGCTTGTTATCCTCCAGTAAAATCTGTGAAAGAAGCCATGGTTTACCTTTCGATGGATTGA
- a CDS encoding DUF481 domain-containing protein: MKKIILTTVSLICSINFLFANDPLTTSGKIAVLGNWQTGNLNQIGIKPKGSFNISNDIFSYSLSADYHYQHVEGHTVLNDLWVNNLLKINPNADIFPVAVINYGFAFSYQINHALISGVGLGGNILKKSKNKYIEISAHAGYMDFEFKNESSHQALALGSLINSSYPISKLLNLVWQFKTYHSLKEQAYWGTNNTITISTKLSSKVRINISHNLLYNAKTVEGIEKHNTQTLLGIEYKLK, encoded by the coding sequence ATGAAGAAAATAATTCTAACAACTGTAAGCCTGATCTGCTCCATTAATTTTCTGTTTGCCAATGATCCCTTGACAACAAGTGGAAAGATAGCTGTATTGGGAAATTGGCAAACGGGAAATCTAAACCAAATCGGCATCAAGCCAAAAGGATCATTCAACATTTCTAATGACATTTTCAGTTATTCATTAAGCGCTGACTATCACTATCAACACGTTGAAGGTCATACCGTTTTGAATGACTTGTGGGTAAATAATCTATTGAAAATTAATCCTAATGCTGACATTTTCCCAGTAGCTGTAATCAACTATGGTTTTGCATTTTCATATCAAATCAATCATGCTTTGATCAGCGGAGTCGGACTTGGCGGCAACATTTTAAAAAAGTCGAAAAATAAGTATATCGAAATTTCTGCGCATGCCGGCTATATGGATTTTGAATTTAAAAATGAATCCTCGCACCAAGCTCTTGCATTAGGCTCATTGATCAATAGCTCATATCCGATTAGCAAATTATTGAACCTTGTATGGCAATTCAAAACCTATCACTCATTAAAAGAACAAGCATATTGGGGGACTAATAACACCATCACAATCAGCACAAAATTATCGTCCAAAGTCAGAATTAATATCAGCCACAATCTTCTCTACAATGCTAAAACCGTAGAAGGAATCGAAAAACACAACACACAAACCTTGCTGGGCATTGAGTACAAATTAAAATAA